A genomic region of Cydia amplana chromosome 5, ilCydAmpl1.1, whole genome shotgun sequence contains the following coding sequences:
- the LOC134648522 gene encoding calcium and integrin-binding protein 1-like, with protein sequence MGQGKSQFTEEELQDYEDLTYFTKKEVLYAHTRFKALAPEKVGHNKNAKLPMAKILQYPELRVNPFRDRICKVFSSSSDGDCTFEDFLDMMSVFSDNAPKAVKAEHAFRIFDFDGDDMIGVSDLREVIERLCGPELQLTDSELQQLVQNVLEEADLDDDGALSFAEFEHIIDKSSDFTQTFRIRL encoded by the exons ATGGGCCAGGGCAAGAGCCAATTCACTGAGGAGGAGCTTCAAGATTACGAG GACCTCACTTACTTTACGAAGAAGGAAGTGTTATA TGCCCACACTCGGTTCAAAGCCCTGGCTCCGGAGAAGGTTGGCCACAACAAGAACGCCAAGCTCCCGATGGCCAAGATACTCCAGTACCCAGAGCTCCGAGTCAACCCGTTCCGAGACCGGATCTGCAAAGTGTTCAGCTCGAGCAGCGATGGAGACTGCACTTTTGAGGACTTCTTGGATATGATGTCGGTGTTCAGTGATAATGCTCCGAAAGCGGTGAAGGCTGAGCATGCTTTTAGgatttttg ATTTCGACGGCGACGACATGATCGGCGTCTCCGACCTTCGCGAAGTAATCGAGCGGCTCTGCGGCCCCGAGCTACAGCTGACCGACTCGGAGCTGCAGCAGCTGGTGCAGAACGTTCTGGAAGAAGCCGACTTGGATGACGATGGCGCGCTCAGCTTTGCCGAGTTTGAGCATATTATTGATAAGAGCTCGGATTTTACGCA aacGTTCCGGATACGACTGTAA
- the LOC134648524 gene encoding oligosaccharyltransferase complex subunit ostc-A gives MESLFAIPFSVLEIPNIKIKKPSWLQAPSAMTTFSLVLLSYFLVTGGIIYDVIVEPPSVGSTTDEHGHSRPVAFMPNRVNGQYIMEGLASSFLFSMGGLGFIILDRTHNPSTPKLNRILLISVAFLCILVSFFTTWIFMRMKLPGYLQN, from the exons ATGGAAAGCTTATTCGCAATACCGTTTTCGGTATTAGAAATCCctaatatcaaaattaaaaagCCGTCATGGCTTCAGGCTCCATCGGCGATGACTACTTTCTCATTGGTGCTACTCTCATACTTTTTGGTGACTGGAG gtATAATCTATGATGTGATAGTGGAACCGCCTAGCGTCGGCTCAACGACCGACGAGCACGGCCACAGCCGCCCCGTGGCCTTCATGCCGAACAGAGTGAACGGCCAGTACATCATGGAAGGCCTAGCTTCCTCGTTCCTCTTCTCCATGGGGGGCCTAGGCTTCATCATCCTCGACCGGACACATAACCCGTCTACACCTAAACTGAACAGAATCCTACTCATCTCAGTAGCGTTCCTGTGTATCCTGGTCTCCTTCTTCACAACCTGGATCTTTATGAGAATGAAGCTCCCTGGATACCTTCAGAATTAG